The following proteins come from a genomic window of Lycium ferocissimum isolate CSIRO_LF1 chromosome 4, AGI_CSIRO_Lferr_CH_V1, whole genome shotgun sequence:
- the LOC132053010 gene encoding guanine nucleotide-binding protein-like NSN1 isoform X1 → MGKQSKKSKSKRVTLKQKHKIIKKVKEHHKKKAKEAKKLGFNKKTKVEKDPGIPNDWPLKEQELKALEARRARALEELEQKKAAQKDRAKRRKLGLVEDDDMNELADMASGEQNFIEDRGNNDSTTFVKIRDNSERAFYKELVKVIEASDVILEVLDARDPLGTRCLDMEKMVLRAGPEKHLVLLLNKIDLVPREAAEKWLKYLREELPTVSFKCSTQEQKSNLGWKSSSKSGKTTNLLQTSDCLGAENLIKLLKNYSRSHEIKKSITVGVIGLPNVGKSSLINSLKRSHVVNVGATPGLTRSMQEVHLDKNVKLLDCPGIVMLRSSSENDAAIALRNCKRIEKLDDPVGPVKEILKLCPATVLVTIYKVPSFDSVDDFLQKVATVRGRLKKGGIVDVDAAARIVLHDWNEGKIPYYTMPPSRNEGEHSVVKIVSELGKEFNVDEVYGSESSIIGSLKSFDDFHTVEVASNRPVNFDETMVEDNLEQPVTQSNNAMDNLVNDDKDEVMDAGEDDAGRTSGKNASSRQNEKLYTEEGMLNTKLRKAEKKRRKKDKTSTNSDMMDGDYDFKVDYLKKESIMDDAEDDVITDESKKNRFELPSGVELDNE, encoded by the exons ATGGGGAAGCAAAGCAAGA AGAGTAAGAGCAAAAGGGTAACACTGAAGCAGAAGCACAAGATTATAAAGAAGGTAAAAGAACATCATAAGAAAAAGGCTAAGGAGGCCAAGAAGCTGGGGTTTAACAAAAAGACTAAGGTTGAGAAGGATCCAGGAATACCCAATGATTGGCCTTTAAAGGAACAAGAGCTTAAGGCTCTTGAAGCTCGTCGTGCTCGTGCTCTCGAGGAACTGGAACAGAAGAAAGCTGCCCAAAAGGATAGG GCTAAGAGAAGAAAGCTAGGGCTGGTCGAGGATGATGACATGAATGAACTTGCAGACATGGCTTCGGGAGAACAGAATTTTATAGAGGACAGGGGAAACAATGATTCAACTACTTTTGTTAAAATCCGCG ATAACTCGGAAAGGGCTTTCTACAAGGAGTTAGTCAAAGTTATTGAAGCTTCTGATGTCATTTTAGAAGTGCTTGATGCTCGAGATCCTCTTGGTACACGCTGTCTTGACATGGAAAAGATGGTGTTGAGAGCAGGACCTGAAAAACATCTTGTGTTGCTCCTCAATAAAATTG ATCTTGTTCCTCGGGAAGCCGCAGAAAAGTGGCTGAAGTATCTGCGAGAGGAATTACCAACAGTTTCTTTCAAGTGTAGCACCCAAGAACAAAAGTCAAACCTGGGCTGGAAGTCTTCCTCAAAGTCTGGAAAGACCACAAACCTTTTGCAGACAAGTGATTGCCTTGGAGCTGAGAATCTGATAAAATTGCTCAAGAATTATTCACGAAGTCATGAG ATCAAAAAATCAATTACTGTCGGTGTCATTGGTCTGCCAAATGTTGGTAAAAGTAGCCTGATTAATAGCTTGAAGAGATCTCACGTAGTCAATGTTGGTGCTACACCTGGATTAACAAGATCCATGCAAGAAGTCCATTTAGATAAGAATGTTAAGTTGTTGGACTGCCCTGGGATTGTGATGCTTAGGTCATCATCAGAGAATGATGCAGCTATTGCTCTTCGAAATTGCAAGAGGATAGAGAAGTTAGATGACCCAGTTGGTCCTG TAAAGGAGATACTCAAATTGTGTCCGGCCACGGTgttagtaactatatacaaGGTTCCTAGCTTTGATTCAGTGGATGACTTCCTTCAGAAAGTTGCTACTGTTAGGGGTAGGCTAAAAAAGggtggaattgttgatgttgatgctGCTGCAAGGATTGTTCTGCATGACTGGAATGAGG GGAAAATACCATACTACACTATGCCCCCGTCTAGAAATGAGGGGGAGCATTCAGTGGTAAAGATAGTTTCAGAACTTGGGAAAGAATTCAATGTCGATGAAGTCTATGGAAGTGAATCCTCAATTATTGGAAGCCTCAAATCGTTCGATGATTTTCACACAGTTGAAGTTGCGTCAAATCGCCCTGTTAATTTTGACGAGACCATGGTAGAG GACAATTTGGAGCAACCGGTGACTCAGAGTAATAATGCGATGGATAACCTCGTTAATGATGACAAAGATGAGGTAATGGATGCAGGAGAAGATGATGCAGGCCGGACAAGTGGCAAGAATGCTAGTAGCAGACAAAATGAGAAGTTATATACTGAGGAAGGCATGCTAAATACCAAACTTAGAAaagctgaaaagaaaaggaggaagaaAGACAAAACCTCTACTAACAGTGATATGATGGATGGTGATTATGACTTTAAGGTAGATTATTTAAAGAAGGAATCCATCATGGATGATGCTGAGGATGATGTAATAACTGATGAAAGCAAGAAAAACAGATTTGAGCTACCATCTGGGGTTGAGTTGGATAATGAATGA
- the LOC132053010 gene encoding guanine nucleotide-binding protein-like NSN1 isoform X2 encodes MGKQKSKSKRVTLKQKHKIIKKVKEHHKKKAKEAKKLGFNKKTKVEKDPGIPNDWPLKEQELKALEARRARALEELEQKKAAQKDRAKRRKLGLVEDDDMNELADMASGEQNFIEDRGNNDSTTFVKIRDNSERAFYKELVKVIEASDVILEVLDARDPLGTRCLDMEKMVLRAGPEKHLVLLLNKIDLVPREAAEKWLKYLREELPTVSFKCSTQEQKSNLGWKSSSKSGKTTNLLQTSDCLGAENLIKLLKNYSRSHEIKKSITVGVIGLPNVGKSSLINSLKRSHVVNVGATPGLTRSMQEVHLDKNVKLLDCPGIVMLRSSSENDAAIALRNCKRIEKLDDPVGPVKEILKLCPATVLVTIYKVPSFDSVDDFLQKVATVRGRLKKGGIVDVDAAARIVLHDWNEGKIPYYTMPPSRNEGEHSVVKIVSELGKEFNVDEVYGSESSIIGSLKSFDDFHTVEVASNRPVNFDETMVEDNLEQPVTQSNNAMDNLVNDDKDEVMDAGEDDAGRTSGKNASSRQNEKLYTEEGMLNTKLRKAEKKRRKKDKTSTNSDMMDGDYDFKVDYLKKESIMDDAEDDVITDESKKNRFELPSGVELDNE; translated from the exons ATGGGGAAGCAAA AGAGTAAGAGCAAAAGGGTAACACTGAAGCAGAAGCACAAGATTATAAAGAAGGTAAAAGAACATCATAAGAAAAAGGCTAAGGAGGCCAAGAAGCTGGGGTTTAACAAAAAGACTAAGGTTGAGAAGGATCCAGGAATACCCAATGATTGGCCTTTAAAGGAACAAGAGCTTAAGGCTCTTGAAGCTCGTCGTGCTCGTGCTCTCGAGGAACTGGAACAGAAGAAAGCTGCCCAAAAGGATAGG GCTAAGAGAAGAAAGCTAGGGCTGGTCGAGGATGATGACATGAATGAACTTGCAGACATGGCTTCGGGAGAACAGAATTTTATAGAGGACAGGGGAAACAATGATTCAACTACTTTTGTTAAAATCCGCG ATAACTCGGAAAGGGCTTTCTACAAGGAGTTAGTCAAAGTTATTGAAGCTTCTGATGTCATTTTAGAAGTGCTTGATGCTCGAGATCCTCTTGGTACACGCTGTCTTGACATGGAAAAGATGGTGTTGAGAGCAGGACCTGAAAAACATCTTGTGTTGCTCCTCAATAAAATTG ATCTTGTTCCTCGGGAAGCCGCAGAAAAGTGGCTGAAGTATCTGCGAGAGGAATTACCAACAGTTTCTTTCAAGTGTAGCACCCAAGAACAAAAGTCAAACCTGGGCTGGAAGTCTTCCTCAAAGTCTGGAAAGACCACAAACCTTTTGCAGACAAGTGATTGCCTTGGAGCTGAGAATCTGATAAAATTGCTCAAGAATTATTCACGAAGTCATGAG ATCAAAAAATCAATTACTGTCGGTGTCATTGGTCTGCCAAATGTTGGTAAAAGTAGCCTGATTAATAGCTTGAAGAGATCTCACGTAGTCAATGTTGGTGCTACACCTGGATTAACAAGATCCATGCAAGAAGTCCATTTAGATAAGAATGTTAAGTTGTTGGACTGCCCTGGGATTGTGATGCTTAGGTCATCATCAGAGAATGATGCAGCTATTGCTCTTCGAAATTGCAAGAGGATAGAGAAGTTAGATGACCCAGTTGGTCCTG TAAAGGAGATACTCAAATTGTGTCCGGCCACGGTgttagtaactatatacaaGGTTCCTAGCTTTGATTCAGTGGATGACTTCCTTCAGAAAGTTGCTACTGTTAGGGGTAGGCTAAAAAAGggtggaattgttgatgttgatgctGCTGCAAGGATTGTTCTGCATGACTGGAATGAGG GGAAAATACCATACTACACTATGCCCCCGTCTAGAAATGAGGGGGAGCATTCAGTGGTAAAGATAGTTTCAGAACTTGGGAAAGAATTCAATGTCGATGAAGTCTATGGAAGTGAATCCTCAATTATTGGAAGCCTCAAATCGTTCGATGATTTTCACACAGTTGAAGTTGCGTCAAATCGCCCTGTTAATTTTGACGAGACCATGGTAGAG GACAATTTGGAGCAACCGGTGACTCAGAGTAATAATGCGATGGATAACCTCGTTAATGATGACAAAGATGAGGTAATGGATGCAGGAGAAGATGATGCAGGCCGGACAAGTGGCAAGAATGCTAGTAGCAGACAAAATGAGAAGTTATATACTGAGGAAGGCATGCTAAATACCAAACTTAGAAaagctgaaaagaaaaggaggaagaaAGACAAAACCTCTACTAACAGTGATATGATGGATGGTGATTATGACTTTAAGGTAGATTATTTAAAGAAGGAATCCATCATGGATGATGCTGAGGATGATGTAATAACTGATGAAAGCAAGAAAAACAGATTTGAGCTACCATCTGGGGTTGAGTTGGATAATGAATGA
- the LOC132053013 gene encoding vesicle-associated membrane protein 721, translated as MGQQSLIYSFVARGTVILAEYTEFTGNFTSIASQCLQKLPASNNKFTYNCDGHTFNYLVDDGFTYCVVAVDTVGRQVPIAFLERVKDDFTKKYGGGKAATAVANSLNKEFGPKMKEQMQYCVDHPEEISKLAKVKAQVSEVKGVMMENIEKVLDRGEKIELLVDKTENLRSQAQDFRTTGTKVRRKMWLQNMKIKLIVLGIIVALILVIILSICHGFKCH; from the exons ATGGGGCAACAATCGTTGATCTACAGCTTTGTTGCGCGAGGAACAGTTATTCTCGCTGAGTATACTGAATTCACTGGAAATTTCACAAGTATTGCATCGCAGTGCCTACAGAAACTTCCTGCTTCAAATAACAAGTTTACTTATAACTGTGATGGACATACTTTTAACTACCTCGTTGATGACGGCTTca CATACTGTGTTGTAGCTGTGGATACTGTTGGTAGACAGGTCCCAATTGCATTTCTGGAGAGAGTTAAGGATGATTTTACCAAGAAATATGGTGGAGGCAAAGCTGCTACAGCTGTTGCTAACAGCTTGAACAAGGAGTTTGG GCCCAAAATGAAGGAGCAGATGCAGTACTGTGTTGATCATCCAGAGGAAATCAGCAAGCTTGCAAAGGTGAAGGCCCAGGTTTCAGAAGTTAAAGGTGTGATGATGGAAAACATTGAGAAG GTCCTGGATCGCGGGGAGAAAATTGAACTTTTGGTGGATAAAACTGAGAATCTTCGCTCACAG GCACAAGATTTCAGGACAACAGGAACAAAAGTGAGGAGGAAGATGTGGTTGCAGAACATGAAGATAAAGCTTATAGTCCTCGGCATCATTGTTGCCTTGATTCTGGTCATAATTCTTTCAATATGTCATGGCTTCAAATGTCACTAA